From Marinobacter alexandrii, one genomic window encodes:
- a CDS encoding efflux RND transporter periplasmic adaptor subunit yields the protein MKRNNKLFIIGGVAIVAILILVFSGNSTDSAADVVVEVEQGDFVVDIMTSGGLEAKNSVPIKGPGGLRNYRIWNVTIQDIIDEGTVVQKGQYVARLDPSELTGKLKDAQIELDQQQSQYTQTKLDTALTMRQARDELINLEYAVREKQLTLDQSQFEPPATIQKAEIELEKAKRSFSQATENYEIREQQNVAKMRQAGAELSKVRNELDGLTGLSREFIVTAPEDGMLIYKRSWDGKPVKEGSQISGWDPIVATLPDLSKMVSKTYVNEVDIRKVKPGQAVEIGFDAFPDKNLKGKVSRVANVGEQRPNSDAKVFEVEIEVYGTDPLLKPGMTTSNKIITKTVEDAFFIPLESLHSQYDSITYVFKKSGGSTSKQEVMIGDANAEYVHIINGLTAGDRVSLSTIQGMDSRDVNLLPEMDGKRNQKEEEVAPEPAQPQLPQGRRGRKKNG from the coding sequence ATGAAGAGAAACAACAAACTATTTATTATCGGAGGTGTTGCTATTGTCGCAATATTAATCCTAGTGTTTTCTGGAAACTCAACTGACTCAGCTGCCGATGTTGTTGTTGAAGTGGAACAAGGTGATTTTGTGGTAGATATCATGACTTCAGGAGGTTTAGAGGCTAAGAATTCTGTCCCTATAAAAGGTCCAGGTGGTCTTCGGAATTATCGTATCTGGAATGTGACCATTCAAGATATTATTGATGAAGGTACAGTAGTGCAAAAAGGACAATATGTGGCAAGACTCGACCCATCGGAACTAACTGGTAAATTAAAAGATGCTCAAATCGAATTAGATCAGCAACAATCTCAGTATACTCAAACAAAGCTTGATACTGCCTTAACCATGCGTCAGGCAAGAGATGAACTTATCAACCTCGAATATGCTGTGCGTGAGAAGCAATTGACACTTGACCAATCACAATTCGAGCCTCCAGCAACTATTCAAAAAGCAGAAATTGAATTAGAGAAAGCAAAGAGATCTTTCTCTCAAGCAACGGAAAATTATGAAATCAGAGAGCAGCAGAATGTTGCCAAAATGAGGCAAGCAGGTGCCGAATTATCTAAAGTGAGAAACGAATTAGACGGACTAACAGGACTCTCAAGAGAATTTATAGTCACTGCCCCTGAAGATGGAATGCTTATCTACAAGCGGAGTTGGGATGGGAAACCTGTAAAAGAAGGTTCTCAAATCAGTGGCTGGGATCCAATTGTAGCTACTCTTCCAGATCTATCAAAGATGGTTTCTAAAACGTATGTAAATGAAGTAGACATTCGAAAGGTTAAGCCAGGACAAGCTGTAGAAATAGGTTTTGATGCTTTCCCTGATAAGAACTTAAAAGGTAAAGTTTCGCGTGTAGCTAATGTTGGTGAACAACGACCCAATTCGGATGCAAAAGTATTTGAGGTAGAAATTGAAGTTTATGGCACTGACCCCTTACTTAAACCAGGGATGACTACTAGCAATAAGATCATCACAAAAACAGTGGAAGATGCTTTTTTTATACCCCTAGAAAGTCTTCATTCCCAATATGATTCCATCACTTATGTATTCAAAAAATCTGGCGGATCAACTTCAAAACAGGAAGTGATGATTGGTGATGCTAACGCTGAATATGTTCACATTATCAATGGACTTACTGCTGGCGACCGTGTAAGTTTATCCACTATTCAAGGAATGGATAGTAGAGATGTAAATCTTCTTCCTGAAATGGACGGTAAGCGTAATCAAAAAGAAGAAGAGGTGGCTCCAGAACCTGCTCAACCTCAATTACCACAAGGACGTAGAGGAAGAAAGAAGAATGGATAA